CCGCCGAGGCCGAGCTCGCGATGAAAGCCGCGAAAGAGGCCTTCCCCGCGTGGCGCAAAGTGCCCGCCGTCGAGCGCGCCGCCTTGGTCGACAAACTCGCCGACCTGATGCTGCGTGACCGCATGGCGCTGATCGCGCGCCAGGTTCTGGAAGTGGGTAAGCCCTGGGCCGAAGCAGACGGCGATGTCTGCGAAGCCATCGACTTCTGCCGTTACTACGCGCGCGATATGCGTAAACTCGCCGGTGGCGACAGGGTGGCTGGGCTGGCCGGAGGCCAGCGTGTCGGACACGCCTTGGGTGAAGTTTCGATCTATCACTACGAACCGCGCGGCGTTTCGCTGGTGATCGCGCCCTGGAACTTCCCGTTCGCGATCCTCGCGGGCATGGTCGCGGGCGCGCTCGTGACCGGGAACACCGTCGTCATGAAACCCGCCGAGCAGTCCTCGCTTGTCGCGCAGGATCTGATCCGTTTGTTGAAAGAAGCGGGCTTCCCCCCGGGCGTGGCGCACTTCCTGCCCGGCATCGGCGAAACCGTCGGCGAATACCTCGTGAATCACAAAGACGTTTCGACCATCGCGTTCACCGGCTCGAAGGCCGTGGGCCTGCACATCCTGCAGCGCGCGGCGGTCGTGCATCCCGGACAAGAGCACGTCAAACGTTGCATCATCGAGATGGGCGGCAAGAACGCGGTCATCGTGGACTCGGACGCGGATCTGGACGAAGCGGTCGACGCGATCTTGTATTCGGCGTTCGGCTTCGCGGGGCAGAAGTGCTCGGCGGCGTCGCGCGTGATCGTCCTGGAAGAGAACTACGACAAATTCGAATCGCGTCTGATCGAAGCGGCGAAATCGCTGCACGTCGGTCCCGCCGAAGATCCGAAAAGCTACTTCGGCCCCGTCGTCGACAGCGTCGCGCAGCTGCGCATCCTGCAGACCATCGAGAAAGCCAAAAAAGAACATACGCTTTTGTTCGAAGGCGAAGTGCAACCGGTGGGTTACTTCGTGCCCCCGACGATCTTCGGGAACGTCGCGCCCGATTCGGACCTCGCGCAGAAAGAAATCTTCGGCCCGGTCGTCGCGCTCATCCGCGCGAAGGATCTGGATCACGCGCTCGAGATCGCGAACGGCACCGAATACGGACTCACCGGTGGTCTTTATTCGCGTAGCCCCGCGAACATCGAACGCGTGCGCCGCGACTACCAGGTCGGCAACTTGTACATCAACCGCGGGATCACGGGCGCCATGGTCGACCGTCATCCCTTCGGTGGATTCAAGATGTCGGGCCTGGGTTCGAAAACCGGCGGTCCTGATTATCTGAAAGGTTTCATGGAGCCGCGCGTGGTGACCGAGAATACGGTCCGACGTGGTTTTGCGCCGGCCGAGGCTGGCGAATAAAATTTTGTTTTCTGACAGGGGAGCTCCACGGAGCTGAGAGGCGGACTTCAAGTTCGCGACCCTTGGGTTCACCTGAACCCTTCACTTGATCCGGTTCGTACCGGCGGAAGGAGTCGACTCGATGTCTTGGACAGCATCTTCATTCACGGAGGACTTGGCCTCCCAAACTTCGGACGCGCTCGCGCGCGTTCGTGAACGAAAACCCCTTATCCACTGCGTGACCAATCAGGTCGTGATGAACTTCACGGCGAACACGCTCTATGCTTTGGGGGCGTCGCCTTTGATGTCCCACGCCCCCGAAGAGGCGGAGGAGCTCGCCCGCCTGCGCGCGGGTCTCCTCATCAATATCGGAACGTTAACCGCGCCGTGGCTCGACGACGTTCGCCGCATCCTGGCCGCCGAGGTCGCGATGGGTTCACGGCGCGCCGTCCTTGATCCCGTCGGCGCGGGCGCGACGCATTTTCGCACCGAAGCCGCACTTGAACTTTTGGCGACGGGCGCTTTCCGTGTCCTGCGCGGGAACGCCTTCGAGATTCTGTCTCTCGGCGGTGAAAGCGCGCGCGGCCAAGGCGTCGAAAGTTTCGAAGAGTCCGACGCCGCACTTCACGCGGCCCGCACGCTCGCGCAAAAACACGCCCTCGTCGTCGCGGTCAGCGGCGCCGTGGATCTCGTCACCGACGGCGAGCGCGTCGTGGAACTGCGTAATGGTCACCCCTACTTCACGAAAGTCACCGGCGCGGGCTGCGCGCTGAATGCGGTCATCGCCGCCATGACGAGCGTGACCGACGACCCCTTACTGGCGACCGCCCAGGCTCTCGCCGCCTTCAACATCGCGGGGGAAATCGCGGCGCGGAATTCCGCGGGCCCCGGCTCGTTCGCGATGAGCTTCTTGGACGCGCTCGCGAATCTGAATCCAAGCGACATCACCTCCTGCCTGCGGGTCGAAATGACCTCCGGCAACGTCCAAAGCGAGGTCTTGCCATGAACCGCAGCTTCGATCCCCGCCTGTACTTCGTCCACGATCACGGCTTCAATCCCTCTCATGCGATCTTAGCGGCCGCCCTCCGTGGCGGCGTGCGGATGGTGCAGCTGCGCGCGAAGGCATTGCCCTCCGAGGAGTTTCGCGCCTGGGCGGCACCAGCGATCGCGCTCTGTCGCCAAGCGCGCGCGACCGTGCTCATCAATGACAATGTGGAGCTCGCGTTACTCCTGGGCGCGGATGGCGCCCACGTCGGGCAACGAGACCTCTCCGCACGCGAAGCGCGAGCACGCCTCGGAGACAAAGCGATCATCGGACTGAGCCTCGAGTCGACGTCACAGATCGACCATCCAGACGTCGAGTGCGCGGACTATGTGGCGGCGAGCGGCGTTTTCCCGACGACCACGAAAACCGATCTGCCTTCGGATTTGGGTTTAGTGGGCGTACGCGAACTTCGCGCTCGGACCGCGAAGCCGCTCGTCGCGATCGGCGGCATCCATGCGGGAAATGCCCGCGCGGTGTTTTCGGCGGGCGCGGACGGCATCGCGATCATCAGCGCTATCGCGGGCGCCGACGATCCCCAACTCGCCGCCGCAGAGATCGCGGGCCTCGCGCGTAAAGCCGTGGTCGACTGCGCGCTTCTGAGTCGCTCACCCGTCACCGCGCGCGCGGGCCTCCGCTGGCAAGACCCGCGCGCTTTGACCATCGCAGGCTCGGACTCGGGCGGCGGCGCGGGCATTCAGGCGGATCTCAAAACGATGACCAGCCTCGGCGTTTTCGGAATGTCGGCGTTGACCGCGCTCACCGCGCAGAACACGACGGGCGTGCAGTCCGTCCACGACGTCGCGCCGGAATTTTTGCGTGCGCAGATCGCGTCAGTCCTCGGTGACTTGGGCGCCGACGCGGTGAAGATCGGTATGCTCCACCGGCGCGAAGTGATTCGCGCGATCCGCGATGAGCTCGCGGAGTTCCCGCAAATCCCCGTGGTCCTCGATCCGGTGATGGTCGCCAAAGGGGGCCACCGTTTGATCGAGCCCGACGCCATCTCCGCGCTCATCGAAATTCTGTTCCCGCAGGTGGATCTGATCACGCCGAACCTCAGCGAGGCCGAAGCGCTGCTCGAGGTCGCGGGCAGCGGCGCTCAACCGACGGTTCGCGGGGGCGTGGATCTTTCGCGCGCCTCGCGCGAAGACCTGCGCGGGGCCGCCTTGCGACTTTTGGAGTTGGGGCCCGAAGCGGTGCTGCTGAAGGGCGGTCATCATGAGTCCCCGCTCGCCGCGGATCTTCTCGTCGCGCGGGACGGGACGGAACAGTGGTTCGAATCCGCGCGCGTCGAGACCCCGAACCTGCACGGCACGGGCTGCACGCTCTCGAGCGCCATCGCCTCGTTCACGGCGCGCGGCTATCCGCTGGTGACGGCGGTCGCGAAGGCCAAGGATTATGTGACGGAGGGAATCAGATCAGGCTCTCGTTTTCGGTGGGGCCAAGGTCAGGGCCCGATCGATCATATTCACCTTCACCGATGAAACGACGGTGCGCGATGGCGACGGCGGCGCCGAAGAGGGCTCCGCCCACGTGCGCGGTCGTCGCGACCGTTTGACCGATGAGCTGCGCGGGCGACGGGATGAATTCGGTCACGAAGTTCACCAGATCCGGCAAAAGGCAAAGCGGTAAGATCCACCATTTCGACAGATAGATCTCGCCGTAGAAACCTTGAAACGGCGAGAAGAAGAAATAGTAGCGCACGTTCTTGCGCGGCTCGTACACGAGGTAGAACGCGATCAGCGCGGTCACCGCCGCGCTCGCCCCCACCATCGGGAGCGCCGAGGGTGCGTCGAGCTTCATCGAAAAATACGCGCCGAAAATTCCGCCCAGAAGGCTGACGAGCAGCACGGTCAGCGAGCCCGCGAGCCTTTCGATCGCGATTCCGAACAGCAGCAGGAAGACCATATTCGACAAAAGATGGATCGGCGTCGCGTGCATGAACTGGTACGTAATCCAGGTCAGCGGCTTTTGCACGGCGACCGCGGGATCGCGCGGCAGACCGAACTTCGTGACGGCGCGGGCGCCCGTCTGATCGCGCAGCTTCGAGACCTCGGCGCGCCAGTTTTTGATTTCGTCGGCGTCACCGCGAAACGGGAACTCGGGCACCGCGGTCACGAAGCCCGGATCGCGCATGGCCTTCCCGCCCCAGAGCACCAGCTCGTGGGGTTCGGGCAGGTCCTTCATTCCCAGGTACTGACGGTAGTAAACGCCCGTGCGTTGCAGATTGCGCACCTCGAAGAAACTTTCCTTCGCGGTGGGCGCGGGACGCGGATCCGAAGTGATGAAGTAAAACCCCATATTCAGAAAGATCAGCGTCCACGTGAGGGGCGCGACCGCGAAATCCCGAAGTCCCGCCAGGAAAGGAACGATCATTCTTCACGTCCCTCGGCGTTCGCGGGCACGTGATTTTTATCCGCGTGCGCGGGCGCACGGCTTTTGGGTTTGTCGTTGAGTTCTTCCACCGGCTTGAGTTGCGGACCGTCTTTGGCCAGACCGCGGGGCTCTTGCAAAGGCGAATCACTCGTGTGGTCGAACGCTTGGTACGCGAGCCACCAGTCCGGCGCGTTTCTTTGACCGCGCTGGAACTCCAGCGCCAACTCGTCGCCGGCGTTTTTCTTGTCGCGGCTCAGCCACCACAGAAGATAAGGACGCGCCCAATGGTCTTGCGCGACCGACTTCAAAGTTTTGAGGCTGGCCTTCTTCGGTTCGAGGGCCCAGTGGGTTTCCTCGTCCGCCGCCAAACGCGCTTTCGCCTGGGTTTCCACGACGACGTCTTTGCGGTTGTGGCAACGGGACTCGAGCTGAAAGGTCATCGCGATGTCCGGAGTCCACGCCTCGCCGCCCGCCGTCTCAAGTTCGGTGCGCAGCGCGCGGCAGATCGTGGGGCTTTCACCGCCGATGCCGCAGGTTTTCGTGATCGCCGAAAAACACGCCCACGCCATGGTGCGGAAGCGGCGCGACTCGGTCCATGCGGGCGCAAGCAGGGTCATCCCCTCGCGGAACTCGCTGTCCGCGCCTTTCAGCGCGAGCGCTTTCAGGCTCATCTCTTGAACGTAGTCGGCCAGCTCCAGCGGCCAGGGGTTTTTCACCGCGACCTTGCCGATCTCGTCGAAGTCCCCGCGTTGGAAGGCTTGTTTCAATTGGATGATCTGACCGGTCCAGGTGCGATCAGTGATCTCGGTTTGCGCGTCACCTTGATAGTAGCGCGCAAGTTCGCAGCGGAGCTCTTCATCCGCAGTCTTCGCCGAGGCCAGACCGCGCCCCGCAGGCGCCGCCGTCTCGTCGGGGGCTTCCGTTAACGCCGGGCAGGCCTGCGCGAATTGGTTCGCGGTTTCTTCATCGGTCGTTTTCGAGTCCGGTTTCGCGGCCAAAGCGCCACGGATCAGGTGGGCCCAGGCTTGCGTCTCTTCGGCTTGCGTCCAGATGGCGAAGTCGGCTTCGTTCTCTAGGCATTCGCGCTCGGCTTTTCCGGCTTCGAACTGCGCGAGCATGAAGTCCAGGCGCGCCTGCGCCGTGGTCATGCCCGAGTGCGCGGGGATTTTGGTTTTCGTCTCGCAGAGGTAGGCGTTCTTTTCGAGTTCGCCGCGCTTGAGCGCGCCGAGTTTCACTTGGTGTCGGAGCTGCGTGAGTCCCGCGAAGGCGAAGACGAACAGCGACAGTCCGAAACCCCAGTACAGATTGCGGAAGAAACGCGACTCGAGCGCGTGGGGCGCTTCAAATTTCTGCTCTTTGCGGGTGATGACCCGGCTCTCGGCCAGACGGTCATGCCAAGGACGACGCTCGGGATGCGAAACGACTTCCAGGCAGGGAATCGCGAAACACAGAATTTCGAAGATTTGCGCGCAGGCGCGGGTGAAACTTTGGCCGAGCGTCAGGCGCCCGCCGTTCACGTGCACGACCTCCAAAAGGAAGACTTTCTTTCCGGGCGTCGCGCCCCACCGCCAAACGCAGAGAGTCTGCACGACGAGCACGAAAACGAGCGCCGTGAAAAGACCGAAACCGAAGAACATCAGGGCTTCGGTGGATCCGGGGCTCAGGCTTTGGTGATAGTGGAAGTCGCGCCAAAAGGGTTTGCCGATCAGGAGCGCGGCGGGCGACCACAAACAGAGGTCGAAGCCGAACGCGAGAAGGCGATCAACCAACGGAGCGCCACGCTCCGCGAGCGCGGCGGGATTCTTGAAATCGGTGCGGGAATCAGTGCTCATCAAGAGTCTTGTCGGACTCTTGATGTCTCGTTTGGAGTCGAGATTCGGGCTTTATTCGGCCGTCTGAATCGCGAGGCCCAGGAAGTGGCCTTCGCTATCGTATTTCATCTCGGCGCGACCGACCAGCTGTTGGTCCTGGCCGATGAGCTGCCAGCTTTGTTTGCCGTCAGCTTGGTAAGCCAGTTTCGCTTGAGCGTAATCGACTTTCATCAGCGAGCGGTACTTCATCAAGAAGGCCTGCGCGTCGCTCAAGTGGATCGGCTGATCGGTGATTTCCGCCGAATCGATGTATTCGATCTCGGTCACTTTGGTGTCATCGACCGATTGGATCGAACGGATGCGGTATTTGCCCGCGAGCGGACCGTAACGGAGGTCGTCCATCAAAGTCACTTTTTGCGAAACCGAAGCGGGCTGGCGATCGGTCTTCTCTTTACCCAGACGCTGCGCCAATTGATGTTCCCACTCGAGATCACGGAAGACATTCACGGGTTGCGCGCTCGCGATGGCGCGATTCAGGGCGTCCAAACGATCGGGACCCTGCATATTGGTCGTCACATAGTGAGGACGCTCTTGGCGCATCATCTGTTCGTTGGCGAACACCGCAACCAAGATCAACGAGAAGAGCGACAGCGAAAGGAACAGGCGTTGCCCTTCGAGCTTTTTAAGAGCCCAGGCACCTTTATTCTTTTCGACGTATGACGTTTTCTCAGTTTTCATTTTCATATCCTCGCTGGCGTTTTCCTTTAACAGAGCGAAGCCTGTGCCAGCCCCAAACTCTCTAAAACGCATCGGCCAAACACCCGCGCCACTTTTGCGCCCGACACCCGTTCACGGGTTCGACAGTGCCTCGACAACGCCTCAGATTGATTCACAATTCTTTCACCGCGCGCGGACGCTGTGCTACGAGATTCATTATCATCCTTCAGCACATTTTTTGATACGGGATCATTGTCGAGGTCGCCTATCTGGCTCAAACCCAATACGGATCAAGATCATTTAGACTTTTAGTGATCTAACTCAGATATTCCTGAAGCTTCGTAAAAAGGACATCTGCATCTTCAAATTTCTGGTGGAAGTTCAAATACATCTCAGCGTAGTCTAGGCGCTCCACTGTGTCTTCGACTTGGTTCTTACGCTTGCGGTAAGCTCGTCCCACTTTGGAATAGACAATGTGGAGGCTATCCGCTGGCCCCGGAAGATTCCTTAAGTCAAAAGTCTTGGGATCTACACCCAAGGCACCTCGAACTACGTGGTCTGTAAGCCTAGAATCTAACCTACCGAAGTGAGAGTGTTCAGCGATGAACCAAGCCTCAATTTCCATCACGCCTAAAATAAACACTGGTTCAACAGGCTTGGTTTTGATGCGAAACATCAAGCCTGTCCGAAGTTTAGGAATATCTACAAGAGAGAACTGCGGGAAAACATCTCTCACTCCAAAAATTAGTCCGTATCCCGATTTAACCAAGCTGTCGTAATTGTCACGAACGTCCGAGGCGACTCGATTATCAGCACCAGAGTCAAAAATGGAAACGAACACTTCCGCTTCAGAGTTTTCATACCGGCCGACAAATGATCGAACTCTAGGGCTCGCATCAGAACCACCGCTAAGTTTATAATTATTAATTTGAATTCTATTTTTTCCGGCGATCTCTATAAGCAATCGATGAAAAAATATCTGCTCAGTTTGGCCTTCTACGAAGATTGCAATCTTCTTCATTTGAAGGCCTACTCTTTGGAGCTTTCCCAAATGAAATCACTAGCTAGAAAATCGAAATTATTCAGGCCAGTAAATTTGAATTCGTCGAATTTCTCTTTGGAATTAGAGTAGTTGTACACATTGCAAATATGACCTTTACGATCAAGAACCGTCCATGACTCGAGGGGAACTTTGTTCATAACAAAACGATCATTCGATGCCATGATTAGCTGCATCGATGTGTTCGAGCATTTGGCTAGCAGCAGCTCGATTAGTTTACAAGATCGATCGAAATCCAGCCCCTCTCCGATGTCGTCAATGATTACGCAACTAGGCTGATAAGCAAAGTCAGAATAAACAAGTTGAATGACTAGTGAAAGCGCTCTGAACATACCGTTCGATATATGAGCTTGCTGTATCGGCTGCGGAAGATCTTTTTCTTTCACCCAGATCCAAGAAGGGCGGCCGCTTACTTCAGGGAAGTTGATTCCAGCCGGTGCATCAATACTAACATTCTCAAGTTCATATCCAAGTGAGTTAAACTCAGAAATTACACGATTCTTAAATACGTCTCCAAACTGAGTGACACCTGCTTGGAAAATTCCGACTACGCGTCTGGTATCCTTTGGAGCATCGAACTTGGAAATTACGCTAGGAGAGTCTCCTTGGCTAATAGCCACCAAATCTTTTCCTAGGTTTCCACTGAACTCAAAATAATAAAGCGATGCGCCCCATTGATGAAGAATTTCGAAGAAGGGATGGTTGATCTGATCACGTCTTCCAACGGCAGCTAATTGCGTTTCTGGCGCCTGGAAAGCAATCATCTTTCCTACGGTCTGCGAGAATACTTGACCGATACCGCCGGCGCCTCGGTCAAGAAGGACTGCCCCATTTTTAATGAACTTTTCAATGACGACAGCATTATTAACTATGCTCAAGATGTAACGATAGCTATCGCTGCCGTCTGAAAATTCAGCGTCGTAGTGACCTGAACTCCATTGGAGCTCAAGTTGTGCGCCCAGTAGTTTACCGAGCCCAGTAATTACATTGAGTGTTCTAGTCTTACCTTTGGCATTCTTTCCGACGACTAAGTTTACT
The Pseudobdellovibrionaceae bacterium DNA segment above includes these coding regions:
- the thiD gene encoding bifunctional hydroxymethylpyrimidine kinase/phosphomethylpyrimidine kinase, producing the protein MNRSFDPRLYFVHDHGFNPSHAILAAALRGGVRMVQLRAKALPSEEFRAWAAPAIALCRQARATVLINDNVELALLLGADGAHVGQRDLSAREARARLGDKAIIGLSLESTSQIDHPDVECADYVAASGVFPTTTKTDLPSDLGLVGVRELRARTAKPLVAIGGIHAGNARAVFSAGADGIAIISAIAGADDPQLAAAEIAGLARKAVVDCALLSRSPVTARAGLRWQDPRALTIAGSDSGGGAGIQADLKTMTSLGVFGMSALTALTAQNTTGVQSVHDVAPEFLRAQIASVLGDLGADAVKIGMLHRREVIRAIRDELAEFPQIPVVLDPVMVAKGGHRLIEPDAISALIEILFPQVDLITPNLSEAEALLEVAGSGAQPTVRGGVDLSRASREDLRGAALRLLELGPEAVLLKGGHHESPLAADLLVARDGTEQWFESARVETPNLHGTGCTLSSAIASFTARGYPLVTAVAKAKDYVTEGIRSGSRFRWGQGQGPIDHIHLHR
- a CDS encoding RDD family protein; translation: MSTDSRTDFKNPAALAERGAPLVDRLLAFGFDLCLWSPAALLIGKPFWRDFHYHQSLSPGSTEALMFFGFGLFTALVFVLVVQTLCVWRWGATPGKKVFLLEVVHVNGGRLTLGQSFTRACAQIFEILCFAIPCLEVVSHPERRPWHDRLAESRVITRKEQKFEAPHALESRFFRNLYWGFGLSLFVFAFAGLTQLRHQVKLGALKRGELEKNAYLCETKTKIPAHSGMTTAQARLDFMLAQFEAGKAERECLENEADFAIWTQAEETQAWAHLIRGALAAKPDSKTTDEETANQFAQACPALTEAPDETAAPAGRGLASAKTADEELRCELARYYQGDAQTEITDRTWTGQIIQLKQAFQRGDFDEIGKVAVKNPWPLELADYVQEMSLKALALKGADSEFREGMTLLAPAWTESRRFRTMAWACFSAITKTCGIGGESPTICRALRTELETAGGEAWTPDIAMTFQLESRCHNRKDVVVETQAKARLAADEETHWALEPKKASLKTLKSVAQDHWARPYLLWWLSRDKKNAGDELALEFQRGQRNAPDWWLAYQAFDHTSDSPLQEPRGLAKDGPQLKPVEELNDKPKSRAPAHADKNHVPANAEGREE
- a CDS encoding ATP-binding protein: MFLKSLSYSELEGTGYAWELQGLSLGQVNLVVGKNAKGKTRTLNVITGLGKLLGAQLELQWSSGHYDAEFSDGSDSYRYILSIVNNAVVIEKFIKNGAVLLDRGAGGIGQVFSQTVGKMIAFQAPETQLAAVGRRDQINHPFFEILHQWGASLYYFEFSGNLGKDLVAISQGDSPSVISKFDAPKDTRRVVGIFQAGVTQFGDVFKNRVISEFNSLGYELENVSIDAPAGINFPEVSGRPSWIWVKEKDLPQPIQQAHISNGMFRALSLVIQLVYSDFAYQPSCVIIDDIGEGLDFDRSCKLIELLLAKCSNTSMQLIMASNDRFVMNKVPLESWTVLDRKGHICNVYNYSNSKEKFDEFKFTGLNNFDFLASDFIWESSKE
- a CDS encoding rhomboid family intramembrane serine protease, which gives rise to MIVPFLAGLRDFAVAPLTWTLIFLNMGFYFITSDPRPAPTAKESFFEVRNLQRTGVYYRQYLGMKDLPEPHELVLWGGKAMRDPGFVTAVPEFPFRGDADEIKNWRAEVSKLRDQTGARAVTKFGLPRDPAVAVQKPLTWITYQFMHATPIHLLSNMVFLLLFGIAIERLAGSLTVLLVSLLGGIFGAYFSMKLDAPSALPMVGASAAVTALIAFYLVYEPRKNVRYYFFFSPFQGFYGEIYLSKWWILPLCLLPDLVNFVTEFIPSPAQLIGQTVATTAHVGGALFGAAVAIAHRRFIGEGEYDRSGPDLGPTENESLI
- the thiM gene encoding hydroxyethylthiazole kinase; translation: MSWTASSFTEDLASQTSDALARVRERKPLIHCVTNQVVMNFTANTLYALGASPLMSHAPEEAEELARLRAGLLINIGTLTAPWLDDVRRILAAEVAMGSRRAVLDPVGAGATHFRTEAALELLATGAFRVLRGNAFEILSLGGESARGQGVESFEESDAALHAARTLAQKHALVVAVSGAVDLVTDGERVVELRNGHPYFTKVTGAGCALNAVIAAMTSVTDDPLLATAQALAAFNIAGEIAARNSAGPGSFAMSFLDALANLNPSDITSCLRVEMTSGNVQSEVLP